The region ACTGGAGCGAATTTATCTGGCCGTTCGCCCTGCCGACACTCGCCGGGAATATTTGCGGCGGCACCTTTATTTTTGCTCTGCTCAGCCACGCGCAGATCCGTAACGATATGATCAACGCGCGTAAAGCCGAAGCCAAAGCCCGCGCCGACGAGCAAAAACAGCAACGCGACGGCGCAGAAAAAGGAGCTTAAACGGCGACAGTTTAATCACTTGGCGGCATGTGAGCTTAACGCGAGACGTAAATAACGTTATACTCCCGCCGCTTTGTCCCCTTAGTTAAATGGATATAACGAGCCCCTCCTAAGGGCTAGTTGCAGGTTCGATTCCTGCAGGGGACAATATCCCCCTTCCTGCGAACATCGATCAAAGTCGTCATTACCCTACAGATTCAGTAAGTTAAATCACTTCCCGCGTCTGCCAACTGCCATAGGTTCTTATCAACGTCCTGCTGCTTAGTGTTACGCCACCAGTTGCTGCATCACCTTAATAAATGCAGAGGTCACCTGCTCCTCCTGTGCGTGACGCCCCTCTTCAATCACCCAGCGTCCTCCCGCCATTACCCTTCTTATCGGGTTTGTTGAGCAGGCGAAAATCCAGCGGTTCAGACGTTCACGATCGCCTGCGGCTGCAAGGAAGGGATCGCGGCTGTCGAGCAACAGCATATCCGCGCGATCGCCGACCGCCAGTTGACCAATCGCCTGCCCCAGCGCACGGCGTCCGCCCTGCAATGCCCCCTGATACAGCACATTGCCAATATAAGGCTCATCCGGCAAAGACAGTAAGTTGCGCCGCCGTTTGTTTAACCGTTGCCCGTACTCAAACCAGCGCAAATCCTCGCTGACGCTGACGCTGATATGGCTGTCGGAGCCAATTCCCCAGCGCCCCTGCTGCGCAAGATAGTCCGGCCCCGGAAAGATACCATCGCCAAGATTGGCTTCAGTGGTCAGGCACAGGCCCGCCACTGCGCCGGAAGCGGCAATCTGTTGGGTTTCCTGCGGCGTAATATGCGTGGCATGGATCAGACACCACTGTTCATCCACCGGCATATGCTGATAAAGCCACTCCACCGGCCGCAATCCAGACCAGGCCACGCAGTCATCAACCTCTTTTTGCTGCTCAGCAATATGAATATGCACCGGCTGCGGTTGCGGACAGGCTTTAAGCACGCTCTGCATCTGTTCCGGCGTAACGGCCCGCAGCGAGTGGAAGCACAGCCCGGTACGCTGCATCGGCTCAGCAGCAAGCTGCGACGTCAGCGTGGCATGCAGTGCAAGGTAGCCTTCCGTATCGTGAATAAAGCGGCTCTGCCCGGCGGTCGCTGGCTGCCCACCAAAACCGGAGAAACTGTAAAGCACCGGCAGTAATGTCAGGCCAATACCCGCCGTTTTCGCCGCCTGCGAAATACGCATCGCCAGCTCGGCTGGCTGTGCGTAAGGTTTTCCGCCACGATCGTGGTGCAAATAGTGAAATTCGGCAACGGAGGTATAACCGGCCTTCAGCATTTCGATGTACAGATAGCTGGCAATGGTTTCCAGCTGTTCGGGGGTAATTTTATCCACCAGCCGGTACATTAAATCGCGCCATGTCCAGAAGCTGTCCGCCGGATCGCCCACCACTTCGGTTAGCCCGGCCATTGCACGCTGAAAAGCGTGCGAATGCAGGTTTGGCATGCCCGGCACCAAAAAACCTTCCAGGCGAATCGCCGTGTCGTCTGGCTGACTACCGCTTTCGAGCGCGGTGATGATGCCCTGCGGGGAAACCGTGATGCGAACATTCTCCGCCCAGCCCTGCGGCAACAATGCTTTTGCCGCGAAATATACCGTCATATATCCCCTCACCGCCTGCCGTTATTTGATATGTATATACATGCTTATATATATACATCCAAATATGTGTAGAGTAAACTTCAACGGTTATCCGGCCGAGGAAAGGGTTCATGGAGCAAAGCGATATTTTTAAAGCAGCCGCAGGCGAGACACGTCTTGATCAGCCCGCCCCTTTCTATGAAAGGGTGAAGAGCATGATTAAAACCAATATCCACAGCGGCGCCTGGCCGGTGAACTACCGCGTGCCGTCAGAAAGCGAGCTGGTCAGCCAGTTTGGCTACAGCCGGATGACCATTAACCGCGCGCTGCGTGAACTGACCGCCGAAGGGCTGCTGGTGCGTATGCAGGGCATTGGCACCTTTGTCGCCGAAGTCCGTGGGCAGTCGGCGCTGCTGGAGATCAACAACATTGCTGATGAGATTGCCAGTCGCGGCCATCGCCATCATGCCAGAGTGCTGGAGCTGACCCAGCAGCATGCAGATGCTCAGCAAGCGCTGGCTTTTAATCTGCCGAAAGGCAGCCGCCTGTTCCATTCGTTGATTTGCCATTATGAAGACGGCGTTCCGGTGATGCTGGAAGACAGGCTGGTGAATGCGCTGATTGTGCCAGACTATCTGCAGCAGGATTTTACCCGTATCACGCCGAATGCCTATCTCTCTTCCATCGCACCGATTGTCGAAGGTGAGCATATTATCGAGGCGGTGAACGTGCCCCGCAGCGAGTGCGTTTACCTGGAAATAGATGAACACACCCCCTGCCTGCAAGTAAACCGCCGCACCTGGACCGGTCGTCAGGACAAGAAAATCGTCACCAGCGTGCGCCTGGTCTATCCGGGTTCGCGTTACCGTCTGGAAGGAAGTATGCGCAAATGAGGCTGCTGCCTTCTAGTGGCTACGCTGAGATGCGCTGGAAAAATGGCCAGGGTGTCACCCGCGAAGTGTGCCGTTTTCCCGCCAGCGACCAGTATGACTGGCGCATATCGGTTGCGACGATCCGCGAAGACGGGGCGTTCTCACGTTTCTCCGGTTACCTGCGAAACATCAGTGTACTGGAAGGCGAAGGCATGTTTATGACGATTGATGACCAGCGCAGCGCGTTAATTCCACCGTTTCAGGCGACGGATTTTAACGGCGACAGCGCGGTGTTCTGCGAGGTTATCGGCGGGCCGTTACTTGATTTCAACGTGATTTATCGCCGTGAAACCACCCAGGCAACGGTGCGCTGGCAGCGCGCTGGCACATGGCAACATCAGCAAGGAACAATGCTGCTGTTCAATGCCGGACATCGTCTTGACGTCATCGTCGGAGACGAACGCCATACGCTGCAACATTACGACAGCCTGCTGCTTGATAACCCGGCGACGGTTTCCGTCAACCCAGGCAGCGACACGCTTTTCGCCTGCGTGACGCTGACATCCCGTTAACACCAGCTAAACTGCGGCGTCGACCTTCTGAAACGTCGCCAGCCCTCTTCATTATCGGCAATTAACCCGCTCATAAATCACTCCCGCACGCGTCGCGGGCCAGCACAGCTACGAACTTAACCACCGCCAGCTCCGCGGTCTGGGTGATTTATCACGCAATGCTTAGCGCCTGCGCGCCCCGTTCATCAGGATGAACCTGCTGGCTAATCAGCCCTGCAGGGCACCTCTTCACCATTCATACATCGAGCCGCATCGACAGGGATTTCCCTGGCGCACGCAACAGCAGAGACGTGCGCCAGGTAATCACAAAGCGCACCCTATGCCTGCCTACACACGCGACAGCTCCAGTCTCCATTTTCTCTTGAGCAGACGATTAGCTTCACTCATCAGCCCCCTCCTTTATTAGTAAAGCAAGCTGGCGGCTTAGTTCGCCATCCGCAATCAGATCCCGGACGGCATGCATATCCGTGTACATCGGCGTATCGGTTTCACGAAACGCGACCTGCTGGCGTACCTGCGAGAGCGTCAGCTCTGTCCCCACCGAGGCGCGCAGCGGGCGATGAAATTCAATCGCCTGACAAGCGCACAGCAGCTCGATAGCCACGATATCCACCGCGTTTGCCACCGCCTGCATCGCTTTTCGCGCCGAGGAGACGCCCATACTGATATGGTCTTCCTGCCCGGCACAGGTGGAAACCGTATGTACGCTGGCGGGTGCCGCCAGGCTGCGATTATCCCCGGCGAGCGCGGCAGCGACATACGGCGGGATCATCATCCCGGAATTGGCTCCGCTTTTGCCGACCAGAAATGCCGGTAAGCCACTGAGATGGACGTTGGTAATACGGTCAGAACGCGCCTGCGACGCCGTGCTTAGTTGCGCAATAGCCACCGCCAGCGCATCGAGTGCCAGCGCCAGCGGCGCACCGTGACCGTTACCGCCAGGCAAAATCACCAGCGCATCGTCTTCAATCAAAAACACCGGGTTGTCGGTCACCGAATTGAGTTCGGTAGTAACGATATGACGACAATGCGCCAGTTGATCGCGCACCGCGCCATGGATTTGCGGGATGCAGCGTAAGCTGAGCGCATCCTGCACCCGGTGATCGCGGTAACGCTGAAGGATCTCGCTACCGTGCAGTAAACGGCGCAAATTCTGCGCTGTTTCTTGTTGCCCGTCATGCGGACGCAGAGCGTGCAGACGCGCGTCATAGCCGCGGGTGTTGCCTTTCAGCGCTTCGAGACACATGCCGCCTGCCATATCCGCGACCGGCAGC is a window of Enterobacter sp. R4-368 DNA encoding:
- a CDS encoding formimidoylglutamate deiminase; protein product: MTVYFAAKALLPQGWAENVRITVSPQGIITALESGSQPDDTAIRLEGFLVPGMPNLHSHAFQRAMAGLTEVVGDPADSFWTWRDLMYRLVDKITPEQLETIASYLYIEMLKAGYTSVAEFHYLHHDRGGKPYAQPAELAMRISQAAKTAGIGLTLLPVLYSFSGFGGQPATAGQSRFIHDTEGYLALHATLTSQLAAEPMQRTGLCFHSLRAVTPEQMQSVLKACPQPQPVHIHIAEQQKEVDDCVAWSGLRPVEWLYQHMPVDEQWCLIHATHITPQETQQIAASGAVAGLCLTTEANLGDGIFPGPDYLAQQGRWGIGSDSHISVSVSEDLRWFEYGQRLNKRRRNLLSLPDEPYIGNVLYQGALQGGRRALGQAIGQLAVGDRADMLLLDSRDPFLAAAGDRERLNRWIFACSTNPIRRVMAGGRWVIEEGRHAQEEQVTSAFIKVMQQLVA
- the hutC gene encoding histidine utilization repressor, whose protein sequence is MEQSDIFKAAAGETRLDQPAPFYERVKSMIKTNIHSGAWPVNYRVPSESELVSQFGYSRMTINRALRELTAEGLLVRMQGIGTFVAEVRGQSALLEINNIADEIASRGHRHHARVLELTQQHADAQQALAFNLPKGSRLFHSLICHYEDGVPVMLEDRLVNALIVPDYLQQDFTRITPNAYLSSIAPIVEGEHIIEAVNVPRSECVYLEIDEHTPCLQVNRRTWTGRQDKKIVTSVRLVYPGSRYRLEGSMRK
- a CDS encoding HutD family protein, whose product is MRLLPSSGYAEMRWKNGQGVTREVCRFPASDQYDWRISVATIREDGAFSRFSGYLRNISVLEGEGMFMTIDDQRSALIPPFQATDFNGDSAVFCEVIGGPLLDFNVIYRRETTQATVRWQRAGTWQHQQGTMLLFNAGHRLDVIVGDERHTLQHYDSLLLDNPATVSVNPGSDTLFACVTLTSR
- a CDS encoding aromatic amino acid ammonia-lyase; this encodes MTTTIRSSMPHMDAVTLGRDATTIDELVRIADGAQVVLADDALAQMDKVSGYIHKAIADGKVIYGLTTGVGDLVTERLSADQIASVQLNMLRSHACGMGPDLSVREVRAMMAVMLKSLLQGYSGVSSELAQRMCLMLNRQVTPWSPASGSVGYLIATAHIGLSLFGEGQCWYQGELLPSTDALAKAGIVPRIPGPREGHALISGTYEITALACLAVRDFEQLLPVADMAGGMCLEALKGNTRGYDARLHALRPHDGQQETAQNLRRLLHGSEILQRYRDHRVQDALSLRCIPQIHGAVRDQLAHCRHIVTTELNSVTDNPVFLIEDDALVILPGGNGHGAPLALALDALAVAIAQLSTASQARSDRITNVHLSGLPAFLVGKSGANSGMMIPPYVAAALAGDNRSLAAPASVHTVSTCAGQEDHISMGVSSARKAMQAVANAVDIVAIELLCACQAIEFHRPLRASVGTELTLSQVRQQVAFRETDTPMYTDMHAVRDLIADGELSRQLALLIKEGADE